A single Candidatus Binatia bacterium DNA region contains:
- a CDS encoding sulfotransferase family protein produces MAQNPLTKVAEAMRARRHRRRVQAIFLHIPKTAGQSVRRVLSDHRFVLSDTKQQWLGWEGDYTHERWATTGYARVLREELGDVVWDRSFKFSFVRNPWDRAVSAWRYLDRPRDLAHGLSFPEFLSQIRTITPRYAPEDRARNKFSWHVEPQASQLLDANGKILVDFVGRTETLQADFDEVCTRLEIPKAELPRVNTTERSAYQDYYDDDSRQAVAEFYARDIETFGYSFD; encoded by the coding sequence GTGGCACAGAACCCACTCACCAAGGTCGCGGAAGCCATGCGAGCCCGACGGCATAGACGCCGCGTTCAAGCGATCTTCCTTCACATTCCGAAGACCGCCGGCCAGAGCGTTCGCCGCGTCCTCTCCGATCATCGCTTCGTCCTGAGCGACACGAAACAGCAGTGGCTCGGATGGGAGGGCGACTACACGCACGAGCGGTGGGCCACGACGGGATACGCACGAGTGCTTCGTGAGGAACTCGGCGACGTCGTGTGGGATCGATCCTTCAAGTTCTCCTTCGTCCGAAACCCATGGGACCGAGCCGTGTCGGCGTGGCGGTATCTAGACCGCCCCAGAGATCTGGCCCACGGACTGAGCTTTCCCGAATTTCTCTCGCAGATCCGAACGATTACGCCCCGATACGCCCCCGAGGACCGAGCGAGAAACAAGTTCTCCTGGCACGTCGAGCCGCAAGCATCACAGCTGCTGGACGCGAACGGCAAGATCCTCGTCGACTTCGTCGGCCGAACCGAGACCCTTCAGGCGGACTTCGACGAAGTGTGCACCCGGCTCGAGATCCCGAAGGCCGAGCTCCCCCGCGTCAACACGACCGAGCGCAGCGCCTACCAAGACTACTACGACGACGACTCCCGGCAGGCCGTCGCGGAGTTCTACGCACGAGACATCGAAACCTTCGGCTACTCCTTCGATTGA
- a CDS encoding uracil-DNA glycosylase family protein translates to MDEKTARAYESGAARWIDDREATPRALRRLRHLTKTLGPGAHIADLGCGPGWYAHELSRRGACAVAFDASAGMLAGFRKRSPGGHAVQGDLAALPFARGSLDAAVAFKAYQHLPFASFPSALAHAHHALRVGAPLELTICDIRATPPNADEAEHGVREHRWEENDFPGRLFSFYDRERLRRILEGAGFTDVRIDPGRKRVFWLWVRATRADTLPDYVRPDLDLLFCGLNPSLLSAQTGVPYGRPGNRFWPAVVRAGLCSRERDPWHALERGIGFTDLVKRPTRGAAELTKDEYATGTLRLEDCVRVFRPRAICFVGLDGWRKTVDRKAVPGWVPDGFAGRPAYLMPSTSGLNAHCDLPGFVRHLRAASTAPG, encoded by the coding sequence ATGGATGAGAAGACCGCCCGGGCCTACGAGTCCGGCGCCGCCCGCTGGATCGACGACCGCGAGGCAACGCCCCGCGCCCTTCGGCGGCTTCGGCACCTGACCAAGACCCTCGGCCCTGGTGCACACATCGCCGATCTCGGCTGCGGACCGGGATGGTACGCCCACGAACTCTCCCGACGCGGCGCCTGTGCGGTGGCGTTCGACGCGAGCGCCGGGATGCTCGCCGGCTTCCGAAAGCGTTCCCCCGGTGGACACGCGGTCCAGGGCGATCTCGCCGCCCTGCCCTTCGCGCGCGGTTCTCTGGACGCGGCGGTCGCCTTCAAAGCGTACCAGCACCTTCCCTTCGCATCTTTCCCGAGTGCGCTTGCACACGCCCATCACGCGCTGCGCGTGGGAGCGCCGCTCGAGCTGACGATCTGCGACATCCGAGCGACCCCGCCGAATGCGGACGAAGCGGAACACGGCGTACGCGAGCATCGCTGGGAGGAGAACGACTTTCCCGGGCGACTCTTCTCTTTTTACGACCGCGAGCGGCTCCGACGGATTCTCGAAGGCGCCGGCTTCACCGACGTTCGGATCGACCCCGGCCGCAAGAGAGTCTTCTGGTTGTGGGTGCGTGCCACGCGGGCGGACACCCTGCCCGACTACGTACGCCCCGACCTCGATCTCCTCTTCTGTGGCCTCAACCCATCCCTACTTTCGGCGCAGACCGGCGTCCCCTACGGGCGCCCCGGGAATCGGTTCTGGCCGGCGGTCGTGCGCGCGGGGCTGTGTTCACGCGAGCGCGACCCGTGGCATGCCCTCGAGCGCGGTATCGGATTCACCGATCTCGTGAAGCGGCCGACGCGCGGCGCGGCAGAACTCACGAAGGACGAGTACGCAACCGGGACCCTGCGACTCGAGGATTGCGTCCGGGTTTTCCGCCCGCGCGCGATCTGCTTCGTCGGCCTCGACGGTTGGCGAAAAACGGTAGATCGCAAAGCAGTGCCGGGATGGGTTCCCGACGGCTTCGCCGGACGTCCCGCCTACCTCATGCCCTCGACCTCCGGCTTGAACGCGCACTGCGATCTCCCCGGGTTCGTGCGCCATCTTCGAGCCGCGTCGACCGCACCGGGCTGA
- a CDS encoding NAD(P)H-binding protein, which translates to MKATIFGATGSLGSECVQQSLEAGHEVTVLARSPSKLPQDVTTRVRVVQGDALREEDVWRALEGGCEAVLFAIGVDKNSPEDLCTNVTEHVLNGMRHYDVGRFIWCGGGSTIVADDQVTFGARFVEGFSRLFLGLRHRDKAHQLALLDENTDVQWLGVRPLQMRSGPRREVYRLGFDAFSGFSNISFADCAHAMVGMLGDDTWSHKAPIAQYGKPVLDASCMPGTNVLSFAPPLGFPLFSHEPEIRDRGRTQPCGAPVSAFE; encoded by the coding sequence ATGAAGGCGACCATCTTCGGCGCGACGGGATCTCTGGGGAGTGAGTGCGTCCAGCAGTCTCTGGAGGCGGGGCACGAGGTGACCGTTCTTGCGCGATCTCCTTCGAAGCTGCCCCAAGACGTCACTACCCGGGTTCGCGTCGTGCAGGGGGACGCGCTTCGGGAAGAGGATGTGTGGCGGGCTCTCGAAGGTGGATGCGAAGCCGTCCTCTTCGCGATCGGTGTCGACAAGAACTCCCCGGAAGATCTCTGTACGAACGTCACCGAGCACGTGCTCAACGGGATGCGTCATTACGACGTGGGTCGTTTCATCTGGTGCGGCGGCGGCAGCACGATCGTAGCCGACGATCAGGTCACGTTCGGCGCACGGTTCGTCGAGGGCTTCAGTCGGCTCTTCCTCGGACTGCGACACCGCGACAAGGCACACCAGCTGGCACTCCTCGACGAGAATACCGACGTGCAGTGGCTGGGCGTACGTCCGCTCCAGATGCGCAGCGGGCCACGTCGGGAGGTGTACCGCCTCGGGTTCGATGCCTTCAGCGGGTTCTCGAACATCAGCTTCGCGGACTGTGCCCACGCAATGGTGGGTATGCTCGGCGACGACACCTGGAGCCACAAGGCGCCGATCGCCCAGTACGGAAAACCGGTGCTCGACGCTTCATGCATGCCCGGCACCAATGTCTTGAGCTTCGCGCCTCCGCTAGGGTTCCCGCTCTTCTCCCATGAGCCTGAGATCCGCGACAGAGGCAGGACCCAGCCTTGCGGAGCGCCTGTTTCAGCATTCGAATGA